In one Lolium rigidum isolate FL_2022 chromosome 3, APGP_CSIRO_Lrig_0.1, whole genome shotgun sequence genomic region, the following are encoded:
- the LOC124701793 gene encoding uncharacterized protein LOC124701793, whose protein sequence is MAELAAGAVSSLLVVIRSEALLLRGVQDDVQFIKEEMESMKSFLAHLARWAPPGGEHDEQVRTWMNQVRLLAQDCNNCIDLYLYRGNPDIHRARGGLRGYLWWATWFLHKLVAQHRAAEQLRLLKERARDVGERRLRYGVEIPDKSGKGQSPPTASSSASRAAAASGYAAGDDEEEEEEEDDGDDQLVAAMAAGRHYARRAFPEPRTLDDYVRAKLSEWADGVPVYFDESLSMVVVAPDTYQDLFDLVHELWILRQNPEGLGYDRTVVVDIPAVHPDFAPLRPKEVLFYILRELKHAKSNPQEQGTQGQVDLDPWEVHFRRYQIYSEKKRAIALLRINEKKKKIDEKLDKIKSDIQGRLRKGDGLPKGHKLQGGFDQLDLDVVLQLLLQSASQQDQKGKNKDMHRLPPWDNNNIIVKKLKEHMEAEKKEKKLEEEATKQMELEGEEAVTKHVDEEGGKVTCKHMEEGGGEVSIHKEEEEGGGGRGQGGETTKHMEDGAGEVAEEEEEDDDGGGSEKEKQEEDEDDDDDDDEDDDDDDDDDDDDDDDDDDDDDDDDDDDDDDDDRDDDDDESTQLDEAQYAHIMRKLFPKSSSSKPLQAEDGSLDKQATKATTATLGEDQIKKLIHDAKEDILRELHQGKYDKSEGIGEPGVPDQNPESVFEKIGQMMDKMKHEFKEQLKIKGLVDRIKRNLNYLPSQRKCECPLIILKVDELMDASAWEDTRNALSLLNCSADLMIVTATKDIQTAKEYCYPQREPIDYSLAGLYNDTVLKLTGQLKNGDIYNPQIFHDILYECEPHEFCMKIFTHAMYANPKRSEEELLKLNSTLQALPTTSFNNIAKVMFKFSYNDLPKEYKSCLLYLAIFPSGHKIRRSTLIGRWVAEGLTSKEDWPSSVRQANRCFDALVSRCLVYPADVGATGNVKSCVIDDPVHGFITTIARKQHIVETRLSHHLARHFSIFNDLQLRSSDRIDKFFQGLSNSSQLSLLKVLDLEGCRCFLGKKNQRYLKDICNKMLLLKYLSLRRTDITQLPSEINNLRELEVLDIRQTEIPPHATANILLLKLKRLLAGHIDLNPSNFGSSGQIPHRIDKMVNMEVLSNVKAQQSHDLKDIGKLWQLRKLGVVIDDKDSHLKNFLQTISDLHECLRSLSITTTPAATQHEGTSSGAELPDDIGSLLKNCPKILESLSIRGTTQKGRLLPLYIKGDKNKLAKVTLCYTVLSQDDLKILGKLPKLRCFRLQHIVCTERTLKFTGGEFKCLKYLLVEGSNLTDITFENGAASELEKMVLSISSICSISGVDCLPKLKELELNNSFGGSLLSSFDNATQIAKLTLRGTMLEQDALQLLANKRNIRSLVLHSVGATQNAITLEKDEFLWLNLLEVHCSAITKIVFTCGSAPRLEKIVWSSSTSLSGIDELPRLKELEFTGDQVPDDVAKDIEKHKNKPSLKLNGPETQD, encoded by the exons atggccgagctcgcggcGGGCGCCGTGAGCTCCTTGCTGGTAGTCATCCGCAGCGAGGCGCTGCTGCTGCGTGGGGTCCAGGACGATGTGCAGTTCATCAAGGAGGAGATGGAGAGCATGAAAAGCTTCCTGGCACACCTGGCCAGGTGGGCACCCCCCGGCGGCGAGCACGATGAGCAGGTGCGCACCTGGATGAACCAGGTGCGTTTGCTCGCCCAGGACTGCAACAACTGCATCGACCTCTACCTCTACAGGGGGAACCCTGACATCCACCGCGCGAGAGGAGGACTCAGAGGCTACCTCTGGTGGGCGACTTGGTTCCTGCACAAGTTGGTTGCGCAGCACCGCGCAGCCGAGCAGCTGCGCCTGCTCAAGGAGCGGGCGCGCGACGTCGGCGAGCGGAGGTTGAGGTATGGCGTGGAGATCCCCGACAAGTCAGGGAAGGGGCAATCGCCTCCAACGGCATCGTCGTCAGCATCGAGGGCTGCTGCAGCAAGTGGCTATGCTGCTggggatgacgaggaggaggaagaagaagaagacgacggtGATGATCAACTcgtggcggcgatggcggccggcCGTCATTATGCTCGAAGAGCCTTCCCTGAGCCTCGTACCCTGGACGACTACGTCAGGGCAAAGCTAAGCGAGTGGGCAGATGGAGTTCCTGTATACTTCGACGAAAGTTTGTCCATGGTCGTGGTGGCACCCGACACATATCAGGACCTCTTCGATCTTGTACATGAACTTTGGATTTTGAGACAGAACCCGGAGGGCCTCGGCTACGATCGCACTGTCGTGGTTGACATCCCGGCAGTGCACCCCGATTTCGCACCGCTGCGGCCCAAGGAGGTTCTCTTCTACATACTGCGCGAGCtcaagcatgccaaatccaaccCCCAGGAGCAAGGCACACAAGGCCAAGTTGATCTTGAcccttgggaagttcacttcagaaGATACCAAATTTACAGTGAAAAGAAAAGGGCTATTGCTCTTCTTCGAATCaacgagaagaaaaagaagattgATGAAAAGCTTGACAAAATTAAAAGCGATATTCAAGGTCGACTACGGAAGGGCGACGGACTACCCAAGGGCCACAAGCTGCAGGGTGGTTTTGACCAGTTGGACCTAGACGTAGTACTTCAGCTGCTGCTCCAGTCAGCGTCTCAACAAGATCAAAAAGGGAAGAACAAagacatgcatagattaccaccgTGGGACAACAATAATATCATCGTCAAGAAGCTTAAGGAGCATATGGAAGCAGAGAAAAAGGAGAAGAAGCTAGAAGAGGAAGCAACCAAGCAGATGGAGTTGGAAGGAGAAGAAGCCGTGACCAAGCATGTGGATGAGGAAGGAGGAAAAGTAACATGCAAACATATGGAAGAGGGGGGAGGAGAAGTAAGCATACataaggaggaagaggaaggaggcgGGGGAAGAGGGCAAGGAGGTGAAACAACCAAGCATATGGAGGATGGTGCAGGAGAAGTagccgaagaagaggaagag gacgatgatggtggtggcagtgaaaaggaaaagcaagaggaagatgaagatgatgacgacgatgatgatgaggatgatgatgatgatgatgatgatgatgatgatgatgatgatgatgatgatgatgatgatgatgatgatgatgatgatgatgatgatgacgacgaccgcgatgatgatgatgatgaatcgaCTCAGCTCGATGAGGCACAATATGCGCACATCATGCGGAAACTGTTCCccaagagcagcagcagcaagccccTGCAGGCTGAAGACGGCTCCTTGGACAAGCAAGCTACAAAGGCCACAACTGCTACATTAGGTGAGGATCAAATCAAAAAACTGATCCACGACGCAAAGGAAGACATCTTAAGAGAGCTGCATCAAGGCAAATATGACAAGAGTGAAGGGATAGGTGAACCTGGTGTTCCAGATCAAAACCCAGAAAGTGTTTTCGAAAAAATCGGTCAAATGATGGACAAAATGAAGCACGAGTTCAAAGAGCAGCTCAAGATCAAAGGTCTCGTGGACAGGATTAAAAGGAACTTGAATTATCTTCCTTCCCAGCGTAAATGTGAATGTCCCTTGATTATTCTCAAAGTTGATGAGCTGATGGATGCTTCCGCATGGGAGGATACCAGAAATGCTTTGAGCCTGTTAAACTGCAGCGCTGATTTAATGATCGTCACCGCCACAAAGGACATCCAGACGGCTAAAGAATATTGCTACCCACAGAGGGAACCTATAGACTATTCTCTTGCTGGCCTCTACAATGATACAGTGCTCAAGCTTACTGGCCAACTGAAGAATGGAGACATCTATAACCCACAAATATTTCATGATATCTTGTACGAGTGTGAGCCACATGAATTCTGCATGAAGATCTTCACTCATGCTATGTATGCTAACCCCAAGAGGAGCGAGGAGGAGTTACTCAAGCTGAACAGCACCCTGCAGGCTTTGCCAACAACATCATTCAACAACATTGCTAAGGTGATGTTCAAGTTCTCTTACAATGATTTGCCTAAAGAGTACAAGTCCTGCTTGCTGTACCTAGCTATCTTCCCTTCCGGACACAAGATCAGGCGGTCAACCTTGATTGGACGGTGGGTTGCAGAAGGTCTGACATCCAAGGAAGATTGGCCGAGTTCTGTCCGTCAGGCCAACCGATGTTTTGACGCACTTGTTAGCCGGTGCCTTGTTTATCCTGCTGATGTTGGTGCCACAGGAAATGTAAAGAGTTGCGTCATAGATGATCCAGTTCATGGATTCATTACCACCATCGCAAGAAAACAACACATCGTGGAGACACGCCTGTCGCATCACTTGGCTCGCCATTTCTCCATTTTCAACGATCTCCAACTCCGCAGCTCTGATAGAATTGATAAATTCTTCCAGGGGCTCTCTAACTCGTCTCAACTATCCCTGCTCAAGGTGCTAGATCTAGAAGGTTGCCGGTGTTTTCTTGGGAAGAAGAACCAGCGGTACCTCAAGGACATCTGCAACAAGATGTTACTTCTCAAGTATCTGAGCCTGAGGAGAACAGATATTACCCAGCTACCCAGTGAAATCAACAACCTCCGCGAGCTAGAGGTATTGGATATCCGACAAACTGAGATACCTCCACATGCAACAGCAAATATCCTGCTCTTGAAGCTGAAGCGTCTGCTTGCTGGTCACATCGATCTGAATCCAAGCAATTTTGGCTCTAGTGGCCAGATTCCTCATAGGATCGACAAAATGGTAAATATGGAGGTGCTATCCAATGTCAAGGCCCAGCAGAGTCATGATTTAAAAGATATTGGAAAGCTATGGCAGCTGAGGAAGCTAGGTGTGGTTATCGATGATAAGGACAGTCACCTCAAGAATTTTCTTCAGACGATCAGTGACCTACATGAGTGCCTCCGTTCTCTGTCAATCACTACTACTCCCGCAGCCACACAACACGAGGGTACTTCTTCCGGTGCAGAGTTACCAGATGACATTGGCTCTCTCTTAAAAAACTGCCCCAAGATTCTTGAGAGTCTAAGCATCAGGGGAACCACACAGAAGGGGCGTCTTCTTCCATTGTACATAAAAGGTGATAAAAACAAACTTGCCAAGGTAACTCTATGCTACACTGTGCTGAGCCAAGATGATCTTAAAATCCTTGGCAAGCTCCCCAAATTACGGTGTTTCAGGCTCCAACACATTGTATGCACCGAGCGTACTCTGAAGTTCACGGGCGGTGAATTCAAATGCCTCAAGTACCTTCTTGTTGAGGGCTCAAACTTGACTGATATCACTTTTGAGAATGGAGCAGCCAGTGAGCTCGAGAAGATGGTTTTGTCTATCAGCAGCATATGTTCTATTTCTGGAGTTGACTGTCTTCCTAAATTGAAAGAACTTGAGTTGAACAACAGCTTCGGCGGCAGTTTGTTGTCATCATTTGACAATGCAACACAAATAGCGAAGCTGACTCTTCGTGGTACAATGCTAGAGCAAGATGCGCTACAACTGCTCGCCAATAAAAGAAATATACGCTCTCTAGTGCTCCATTCTGTTGGTGCAACACAGAATGCGATAACATTAGAAAAAGATGAGTTTTTATGGCTCAATCTTCTTGAAGTTCACTGCTCGGCCATCACCAAGATTGTCTTCACCTGTGGATCTGCTCCTAGGCTCGAGAAGATTGTATGGTCATCTTCCACATCTCTCTCTGGCATCGACGAACTTCCCAGATTGAAGGAGCTCGAGTTCACAGGTGACCAAGTCCCTGATGACGTGGCAAAGGACATTGAAAAACATAAAAACAAGCCTAGTCTTAAACTCAATGGACCAGAAACTCAAGACTAA